CTCTTTAAATGGATAAGTGGTGGCACAATCAAGGCAGATTTGGTTGGGTTCTTCAATAGGGCGGTTATCTATTAAAAGATGATCGCCTTTTTATATTTGAACGGGGGATAAACAGATTTACTCGATTGCTAATCGTATCTAGGTGCGTCATTGTTCCCTTTATTATGTTAAAATTTTCATATTAACGAGAATAATAGAAATGAGGTCGTCGCTTGGAGTTTGTAACGGAAAAATTAATTTATATTTCTTTATTCATTTTAATAATACATACCATTGAAACTCTGGCTTATGCTGTGCGCTTATCGGGAGCGCGGGTAGGTTTGATTGCGTCTGCATTGTCTTTATTTAATATCATGGTGATCGTTTCAAGAATGGCCAATATGCTGCAGCAACCCTTTACAGGGAGCTTGGTGGATACTGCTCCAAGCTCAAATACTCTATCTTTTCTGGAGCATCAGTACAGGGTTATTATTGGTGCCTCTACAATAGGCACGTTAGTGGGGATTATTTTATTACCAACGTTTGTGGCTTTATTTTCAAGAGCGATCATTCATCTATCTCAACAAGGAGGGTCTGTCCCTTCATTATTTAAGACCATTTTTACACTGGATTATATTAAACGTGGCTTAAACCAGATGCATTTTCCAAATAGAACGTATTTAAAAAACTTTTCATTAGCTCACATACCAAAACGATTGTTTTTGATAAATATGCTCGTAACTTCTATTTATACAGTAGGGGTTTTATCAGCGTTGTATGCAGCGCTTCTGGCTCCAGATAGAAACAATACTGTCATTATGTCTTCAGGTTTAATTAATGGCATAGCTACTATACTGTTAGTGGTGTTTGTGGATCCGAAAATATCAGTGATGGCAGATGACGTCATTAATAAGCGAGGGAATTATTTAACTTTAAGAAATGCGTCGCTTATGATGGTTACTTCGAGGCTGCTTGGGACCTTACTGGCTCAACTGCTGTTCATTCCTGGGGCAGAGTACATTGCATGGTTCACTCAATTTATCGTTTAACATAAGTAATGGGAAAGGGATAAAAGGGAAGGAGAGAGCTTATGAAGTGGTTTACCACCCTCGTCGTAGTGATGCTGCTTTTAGCAGCTTGTACAAATCAAGGAAGCAGCGAATCGAAACAAAAAAATGCAGGCGCTTCTAGTCAGGAAGTGTCAGCTTCTATTCTAAAGGTTAAACCAGCAAATCTTTCAGAACGTGAAAAGACTCTGGTCAATCAAATGGGGAATGATCACCAAACTTTCTACACAGTTGATGGAGAAGTGAAAGAAGGAGATGTACTAGTTACTTCGGTACAGGTTTATAAAAAGGGTGAGAAAGGTGAAGAAGTAATGTCATCTGTTGGCTCAGGCGAAGAAAAGAAATTCAATAAGGCACTGCACTCGTTCCAGATCCAGCTGGAAAAGAAAGCTGCTTATGTTACCATTGGTTCGCCGAATGGTTATGCAAGGGGCTCAACGACTATTCCTGGGGACATCGGCAGCTTTCTCTTTGAACAACCGGGAGAGGAAATTAAATTAATAAAAGGGAAACCAATTTATTTGGCGTACTTGATTGGAACGAGTAAGAATACATTAACCACACCATTACATGAGGACTTGACAACTTTGCCAAAATCAGTAAAAGACGCAGAATTTGCGCTCGTTTTTATATTGGAATTGAAAGATGAGGAATCTTAGTTAAAAGTGTCTCGAAAATAAGGTAATGGTTCAAGGCTGCTATAACTTTAATTTAGTTAAACAGGGAGTGCGACTATGGAAAA
This Halobacillus salinarum DNA region includes the following protein-coding sequences:
- a CDS encoding lipid II flippase Amj family protein — protein: MEFVTEKLIYISLFILIIHTIETLAYAVRLSGARVGLIASALSLFNIMVIVSRMANMLQQPFTGSLVDTAPSSNTLSFLEHQYRVIIGASTIGTLVGIILLPTFVALFSRAIIHLSQQGGSVPSLFKTIFTLDYIKRGLNQMHFPNRTYLKNFSLAHIPKRLFLINMLVTSIYTVGVLSALYAALLAPDRNNTVIMSSGLINGIATILLVVFVDPKISVMADDVINKRGNYLTLRNASLMMVTSRLLGTLLAQLLFIPGAEYIAWFTQFIV